In Vicia villosa cultivar HV-30 ecotype Madison, WI unplaced genomic scaffold, Vvil1.0 ctg.000318F_1_1_3, whole genome shotgun sequence, one DNA window encodes the following:
- the LOC131626700 gene encoding protein S-acyltransferase 24-like gives MSSNIDVVDDVQSNGKTLSPPSSDDEVAKKNLCNDVHYVVCNGDLGNLRRLVEQEGYLLTEPDCSGYYALQWAALNNQSVVAQYIIDHGGDINARDHFGQTALHWSAVHGCIEVAELLLQKGAQLNLPDTYGFQITHVATQYGQTRFLYHIVSKWNAELDVPDNDGRTPLHWAAFKGFVDCVHLLLFLDAHRQRQDKEGRTPLHLAAINGKCESCVALVKHGGNNKDMEMIDNNGLNPIQLACTMNHKHTASLLETFLRIEKKFKDSNRLWEKKVKEGVGCLNFVLLATYIHSIILAKRMPRLMGATRYFAWSGVLLNIAGFMMLYRCRIKDPGYIKKNIGHGIHNMKDNESFLLAGNWPQLCSTCKIVRPLRAKHCPRCNLCVEKFDHHCICVSNCIGKKNLRDFFAFLVLEVSSILVTGGVCLTRLRTHPLAPSSFWSWIKYVGKNHIGAVSFLVASFFIFLPMLVITVKHISQISSNITTNERLNRKRYSYLKGPNGEFRNLFDHGIKKNCSNFLINGYNGDLEYVEEKNGDSKSNHV, from the coding sequence ATGTCCTCCAATATTGATGTTGTGGATGATGTTCAATCTAATGGTAAAACATTGTCACCGCCATCTTCTGATGATGAAGTCGCCAAAAAGAACTTATGTAACGATGTTCATTATGTGGTTTGTAATGGGGATTTGGGGAATTTACGTAGATTGGTGGAGCAAGAAGGTTATCTACTTACCGAGCCTGATTGTTCTGGTTACTATGCGCTTCAGTGGGCGGCTTTGAATAACCAGTCTGTTGTTGCTCAATACATTATTGACCATGGTGGAGATATAAATGCAAGAGATCATTTTGGCCAAACAGCATTGCATTGGAGTGCAGTTCATGGTTGTATTGAGGTTGCAGAGCTTTTACTTCAAAAGGGTGCTCAATTAAATTTACCTGACACATATGGGTTTCAAATAACACATGTTGCTACTCAATACGGTCAAACACGTTTCCTTTATCATATTGTTTCAAAATGGAATGCTGAACTTGATGTTCCTGATAATGATGGAAGAACACCTTTGCATTGGGCTGCTTTCAAAGGTTTCGTTGATTGTGTACATCTTCTATTATTTCTAGATGCACATCGTCAACGTCAAGATAAAGAAGGTCGCACTCCTCTACATTTGGCTGCTATTAATGGTAAATGTGAGTCTTGTGTTGCGTTAGTAAAGCACGGAGGAAATAATAAAGATATGGAAATGATTGACAATAACGGCCTTAACCCAATACAACTTGCTTGTACTATGAATCACAAACACACTGCTTCTTTACTTGAAACTTTCTtaagaattgaaaaaaaatttaaggaCTCTAACCGCCTTTGGGAAAAGAAAGTAAAAGAAGGTGTTGGGTGCTTAAACTTTGTGTTACTCGCCACATATATCCACTCTATTATCTTGGCAAAAAGAATGCCAAGACTGATGGGTGCAACTAGATATTTTGCATGGTCTGGAGTACTACTTAATATTGCTGGATTTATGATGTTATATAGATGTAGAATAAAGGATCCAGGTTATATCAAAAAAAATATTGGGCATGGTATTCATAATATGAAAGACAATGAGTCTTTTTTGCTAGCTGGAAATTGGCCTCAACTTTGTTCAACGTGCAAGATTGTGAGGCCTCTTCGTGCAAAACATTGTCCTCGTTGTAATTTGTGTGTGGAGAAATTTGATCATCATTGTATTTGTGTATCCAATTGCATTGGAAAGAAGAACTTACGAGATTTTTTTGCTTTTCTTGTTCTTGAAGTTTCATCAATCTTGGTTACTGGTGGAGTTTGTCTTACAAGACTACGAACTCATCCACTTGCTCCTTCTTCATTCTGGTCATGGATTAAATATGTTGGTAAAAATCACATTGGTGCCGTTTCATTTCTAGTTGCTAGTTTTTTCATCTTCTTACCAATGTTGGTTATCACAGTTAAGCATATCAGTCAGATATCAAGCAATATTACAACAAATGAACGGTTAAATAGAAAGCGATATAGCTACCTTAAAGGTCCGAATGGTGAGTTCAGAAACTTGTTTGATCATGGTATCAAGAAGAACTGTTCCAATTTCTTGATTAATGGGTATAATGGAGACTTGGAGTATGTTGAAGAAAAAAATGGAGATTCTAAATCTAATCATGTATGA